From a single Oceaniferula flava genomic region:
- a CDS encoding acyl-CoA reductase: protein MTTAQRIELLAQACRHPDLARLLGPIDSSALSDWVAAELGRADALDRFRPHGPIRSRAIAPAHILHIVSGNTPHAAFQNLLRGLLLGSHNTIKLPSSGLPELTRWIGSLPDALQALAISTTELTDNHWQRATVVVAIGSDATMQQVQEQVRPDQTFIPHGHKLSIGVVTEDFERAATLAAKDSSLFNQRGCLSPHAIYVQGDARKFATLLAQEMARFNQHTPAESLSLSEAGAVANLRETTRFLAANEDTTELWHSGDLAWTVIWENDSTLKLSCLNRCVYIKPLPEPCTAETLGAEAHYLSTIALHPFDPDLAERLAELPAHRICPLGKSQEPSLFWHHDGFAPLASLVKWKDIG, encoded by the coding sequence ATGACCACCGCTCAACGCATCGAACTGTTAGCCCAGGCCTGTCGGCACCCTGATCTGGCTCGTCTGCTGGGGCCAATCGACAGCTCAGCACTCAGCGACTGGGTTGCTGCGGAGCTGGGTCGGGCTGATGCTCTCGATCGCTTTCGCCCTCACGGACCGATACGGAGTCGGGCGATTGCTCCCGCTCACATTCTCCACATCGTCAGTGGCAATACGCCACACGCCGCCTTCCAAAATCTGCTGCGAGGACTGCTGCTAGGATCGCACAACACCATCAAACTCCCCTCGTCCGGTCTCCCGGAACTGACACGCTGGATCGGCAGCCTGCCCGATGCACTGCAAGCGCTGGCGATCAGCACAACAGAGCTAACAGACAACCACTGGCAACGGGCTACTGTGGTTGTCGCCATCGGATCAGACGCGACTATGCAGCAGGTGCAAGAGCAGGTCCGCCCCGACCAAACCTTCATCCCGCACGGCCACAAGCTGTCCATCGGCGTCGTCACTGAAGATTTTGAGCGGGCCGCCACTCTGGCCGCCAAAGACAGCTCCTTATTCAATCAACGCGGCTGCCTATCGCCGCACGCCATCTATGTTCAGGGTGACGCTCGGAAATTTGCCACCCTGCTGGCCCAGGAAATGGCACGCTTCAATCAACACACACCGGCAGAGTCCCTCAGTCTCTCCGAAGCCGGAGCCGTGGCCAACCTTCGTGAAACCACACGTTTCCTGGCCGCTAATGAAGACACCACCGAGCTCTGGCACAGCGGCGACTTGGCCTGGACGGTGATCTGGGAAAACGACAGCACACTCAAGTTGTCCTGCCTAAACCGCTGTGTATATATCAAACCCCTACCGGAGCCATGCACCGCAGAAACACTCGGTGCCGAAGCCCACTACCTATCCACCATCGCCCTTCACCCCTTCGATCCAGATCTCGCCGAACGCCTTGCCGAACTTCCAGCGCACCGCATTTGCCCACTTGGCAAAAGCCAAGAACCATCATTGTTCTGGCACCACGATGGATTTGCACCACTCGCTTCGCTGGTCAAATGGAAGGACATCGGCTAA